The Pithys albifrons albifrons isolate INPA30051 chromosome 5, PitAlb_v1, whole genome shotgun sequence genomic interval AACAGACTAAAACAACTACAACCACATGTAACACAAGCAATATCCTCACCCCCTCAGGTAGCTGTATGTATCATCAGTCTTTAATGCAGGTATTTCCCTGAAAAGGTGTCTTGGAAGTGCTTGTTGGAGTTGCAACATCGGGAGCAGGCCAGCCTGAAAATGTCTTGAAAATCCTCAGCAGAGCATAGCTACTGTGCAAAAGTGATGTGTCAAGCCCCAAAACTAGGGCCAGGACAGCCAAAGTCTCCACTTTGCATGACTGTAAGTCTGCAGCTGTCTCAGAATATTGTCACCTAACTCCAAAGGAGTTTGTGCAGAGTAAATGCCAAAATAGATGTATTtccaatatatttattattgaaatatatatatatactattTCCGTTCCCTCCCTGATACTGAACACTGGAGTGCAACTCGGCACCCCTTGGATCTGCTTCCCACTACATCTTTCAGAGACAGACCTGATGGGGAGCCCAGCAGGGGTGTTCAAGGGAGTCTCTGGACTTGGCTCTGCCATGAATGTTGGTGTTGGGCAGTCTCAGCCTCACTTGGTTTTATTGTGGTCACTGAGGTGTGTGGGACATCTTACAAGACTTTTCACACTGAACTCCACAAGTGGCAATGCTAGTCAGAAGTCAGTAGTGTTCATGCAATTCTTATATTCTTACACATGTTTTGAAGACTGATTTCTGTTTATGTCATAGGCTAAGTGCTTtctatgtttttaaatattgtctCATTCtgtttaaagttttttttcattatttttgcaTTCTGCATTTAGGAATTTATCAAGTAAGAAGGAATCTGTAAAAAGAGGATTATTCTACAAAGATGGACAAGTTAGAACGAGTTACTATGAAGACACTTCTTGCCTGTTTTGTCGTCTTCTCTGTCCTACTGTATTCAAGTATTTTTGTTAGTCCTGTCATCTGATTTGAGAAGAGGGTGGAGCTTTATGTGTTTGTGACTGAGGTGACTGACAgtattttgctttcctgagTCCTTGTGGGTGGGGACAGAGCACTCCTTCACTGTGGGAAGACGATAAGTACagcagcaggcagcagtgctgtaAGTATTTTCCCAGTTTTGGCAGAAAGCTGACATTAACgcttattttctctttgcagcaTGCAAGGAAACTGATGTTCTTTCCATTGTTAGTCTCTTACGAGTAAGTACTCCATACCACACCCACCAGGAAAACACATCAGAGACTAAACGATAGGCTGTTACCTTTTGTAGTAGGCTTACTTTCATCAGTTGTAGCCTGCCTTGTTAGCATTGAGTTCTGGCTTTGTAAAAGATGCTCTTGTTTCGTTCTGCATAAAATTACAGTGTCACAGAACTGGCTCCATCTGCATTTGAAGTAAGCACATTTCTGAGGTTCCACAGAAAGTTTGCTGACAATACCTACGGTGGTTTACGTGCATTTAGACATTAATAATCAATTTTACATCAGTTGTTACTGTGTTAATGTTCTGGGACCTCAATTACCTGCACAGGTATTATTTCAAGTGTGTTACTGTCTCCATAATGTTTTCCTGTCTCTGAAGATTTTTGGGAACTATATGTTCTGTTAACACCAATGAGAAAAACGTGTCCTGTAGAAAGCTCGTGTAGCAAAGGAGTACAGCTCACAGTAAACAAGTTTTTGGACTTCTTTTGGGGGGAAAAGCAGCTTGGTACTATTCCTTGTGCTGTATGCCAGCACAAGGTGGTATTTtatattgctttaaaaagaatatCTGCATGTGTCTGGGCTTGAGTCTGTGCACTTGCTATGCTGctaaatcttcattggtttttttgtgtgtttttaaaaaagtagaGTAATAAGGCACCAGTGAAAAAAGAGAGTGTCATTTAACAAAGAAGACTCTAGATGTTGTTATATGTTACTgaaatttattaaatataatCCACAAGTAACTTCTAATAGTTTTTCAATAAATAGTTACCTTTCTCAGTTTATTGACAAGTTTTCCAAAGAACATCTTGAGCCCGTAGGGCTTACAAAAAGATCAGGTGTTGTCCTAAAACAGACTTATCACCCACACTAAGAACATACAGTGGTCCAAAATGGACAGCGAGCTAAATGTATGCCCCAGggcaaaatatataaattagtcataattaaatatttaaataaataatgtagCAGTAAACATAACAATTATTATAAGACTTCTTTTAGCATAGATTGCAGAACGCTGAGCAGTTCCTGGTGAAATTCAGGAAACTTGGTCTTGTCATGAGCTTCACACCTCTTgcatccagttcctgggagaaTGTTTTTCTGCAATACAGGTATTTTATTCATTGGTGGTAACTCTTGCTGGCTGATTTTAACAATAATACATCAGCTTAAGACTATTGCCTACCTTAAGACAGTTGAGATTCTTTTGTATATTTTCCAGATGTCTCTGGTTCTCGCCTTCAAGTTCCTTTTCCAGAAGTGTCAGTTCTCTCTGGTAACAGTGTAGAGTTCCATTGCCGCACTCCTGAAACCGTCAGTAAAATTGTTACATGTGCAACTTGTTCCCTGATGCTaactttccattttaaaaatcccaGTTACCTATTGGTTTTATCCTCATGTCAGGGATTGAGTTTTGTTTTATACAACACGTGGTTCATTTGTTCCCCTTAAAATTGTGTTGTGAGATGTTATAGATGGCCTTAGTTCTGTGGTAGGTTGTTGTAGCTTTTGAAAAATGAGCAATCCTTACAGGACCCCTGAAGTGTTGGAATATTCCTCGGGAACACAAAGCTGTGATATTTGTTCCTAAGCTGAGCCTTGCTCCTGCTTGCCATCTGGTCATGTGTTAAAAACAAGTGGCCCTTCTTAGAGGCATCTCCAGTTAATGCACTTTGGTTACTCTGTCTAGTGTCTGCATCAGATCTGGCTTGTGAACAGGGTAAATAACTATTAGCTATAAACAGCTATTTCAGGCACCTCAGTATGGTAGTAATCAGGCTCAGGCACTTGCATTTAAGCACTGGAGCTGAGATAGTTATGTCCTGATGTTGCCAGCATAAAAGTGATGTAGATAAGGAAGTGGTTGCAGGATCtgacttcaaaacaaaatttctgTTAAGTGAGAATTCTTCTGAATTAAAAACGTGCCCGGAGGTTCAAAGGAGTCAACAGGTAACTTATGTACAGATTTTAATTACCCAATACTAAATAATTGATGCTTCTGCTTACTGGTCTATTTACATACTGGATGCAAAGCAGTACAGATCAGCAGCCTGGCTGTAGTAAAGCTGTACTTAGAACACTGTCTCACTCTGATGTGCAGTGTTTAACACAGAAGTGACCACAGTGATAGTAAGGACTTGGGAAAGTTTTGTTCCTGAAAAGAGGAAGAGCGTAACTGAGTTTCATCATTGGTGGGGTATAGAAGATTTAGAATGTCTTAAACAGAACCTACTCTGTATCTAGTTTAGATAAAATGTGGGTAATCTTACATGGATACTGCTTTATTGAATTATTTCTAAGTCTGATTTCatcttcagaattttttttggtgttaCAGTTAATACAACAGAATTGCCTCCTGCAAATCTTACACAATCTTTAAATAATTCATAAACCACATTTGTCCTGTGAATTCAACATGTATTAAGCAGAATGAATAAGGAGGATTCATTCTGCATTATATATCACACAGAACAATGAGATAATACTGCATATCAGCCTGTTAGTTTGAGAATAAAAGTGAAAAGCAGAAGTTTTTTAAGAAACTGTACTCTACACTGAATGTAAAttattcagatttttgttttatatctGACCATCTCCTAAGCAAGTTGTTTTAGTGTAACTCAATAAATGTTACATCATTTTAAAGTAGCCATACCCTAGATATCCTTTTGAGAACAGAAAGTTTCAACTCACCTCCATGTCATTTGGTGTGTAGAAGTCCAGATAATCAACCTGTagagagaggaaggggaaaaatgttaatttttctgaaaaacaaaatgacatgaaaaaaatcaatagaaaaGAATCTTCgaataaaagaaaaccagcacTTACATTGTCGATGTCTTTCAGGAGTCCTAAATCCCATATTAAAGCTGTAAGAAGGCCTCTTTTCTCCTCAGGTGGCAGAGGTATTTGACAAGCTTCAGCATTAAGAGGTGCTCCATAAGCTACAGACATAAGAATTACAGCTGAAATGCAGCTAAAGATCAGCACTTTGCCCATCATGTCAGTGTTATCTGGGTAGTAATATTAGAGTTGTGATATATGATCAGAGCTGATAAGTTGTCATTAAGCTGTTCAGTGTATTTATACTCTTCTTTCTGTGGGGGGGAAAAAGATGGGGGCGTCATGCAGAAGAGGTTTTATTACACATTTTTTCATGTCTTCTACCTGTATGGCAAGAATcattacttttgtttttcctcccctgATGACACTTTGGAATTTTTATCAAGCAGGAGGGATTTTACCTATATTCACTGGTGTAAGAGAAGCCCACACTCACCTTTTGCTGTCTCTCTTTGTGCTTTCTGCATGAAACACTTTTTCCCTCATGGGCTGTCCCACTCCCCCATAGAATATGCCATAGAATAAACTCCTGCCATAGTTTACAAAATGTTGTTCTAAAGATGTATAATTTAATCACTCTGTTTATCTCTATATAGCTATCCTCTCACAAATCCTGGGGCATTATTGAAGTGAAGAAAGAAGCCTTCTGATCTTAGTAATTGTTGATTAAACAACAGGAAGAAAGTTGGCTTCCTGTCTGAAGGTGGTTTTACCTGTCATGGTTTGCAAAGGCAGTCTGAGCTGAGGTGCCCCAATCAGTCTTTATACCAGCAATTTTAAGACATTCCTGATAAAAACTCCAGCACAATTCGTTGATTTGGGATATTAAACCATTTTATCTACTGCTGTATATCTTAATGCTGTTCTTTTCTTCATTGTGTGCAACTTTCACTTTTCTCCAGCTTACACTGAAAATGCACAGctctaaaatatttacagattttctttcctgataAATAACCCACTGCATCTTGTGGTGTGTCTCACAGCACTGAAGTTCAAAGTAAACAGTCATTTGACACTGAACTCTTGCTTAGTACTgctaaattgtttttcttttgtggttCAGGGGTCTATTGGCCGATACCTTTGGAATGTGATGTGCAGTGTTTAAAATTCatggttttcttcattttcagtgtAGTTCTGAGCCCAATACTCCCCCTGCTGCCCGGCAGTCTCTGACATTGAGTGAAACATGGTTCCCCTGCTCAGTGGATTCGGCTGTGTGGAATAAATTCTGGGTTTGCACACTGCTGCATTTGAAGTCCTGTAGCATTGAGGATGTGCAGGACTTGGGGGGTAGTTGCTTCACCTGCTGTTACGTGTAAGGCTGCACGTGGAAACCCACATTACATGTTCTGATCATGTCATCAAAGGgggtgtggagctgctggaagttGATTAGAATATGCTTTTGCTTGGATTAAATACAGTCCATTGCTATAATTATTAGCATGTTCATAAATCATTGAATTGGTGCTAATTATCAGTGTGatcccagctcctggagaaGGTGCTAATTTCCTGGTTTTGAAATAAGCACCAACATTCCATCTCTGTGGTCCTACAGAAGTCGTGGAAGCTACTGTAGCTTGCAGTTCATAGTGTATGTGCAGTATGAAACTTTTTCTGACCCTTTATATTTGTCTCTTCTAATTTTTCTTGATGGTAACCAATTTCTACCAGCAGTTATGCCTGCAGAGGTGACTTGCTGAGCACTTAATTGTCAGCTTTTCTGCAGGGTGTTTATAAAGTTAGGCCCTTTTATTCcaggggttttgttgtttggtttaaatactgtgttttgACTGTAGAGCAGTAAAAGACACCTCAGTAATGAGCACAAGACATAATTTTGTTTGTAATTATCCTTACTGTTTTCAGCACTATTCAGTCTTTTCTGTGCCAGGTCTGCAACACTACAGAGGTTTGTCTCTTTATAAAGTATTTCATGGAAATACATTTGGAAACACACAGTTTACTGTTGGTCAGGTTTCAGCAATCATACTCAGCCTGAGCTCATATTTATAACTGGGCAAGGAATTACTTGGGGTTTTATTCACAGGTACAGCCATTTAGATGGTCCTCCCAGCTTCACCACAGAGCTGATTGCATTTTAACAGGAAATGAAATTCCTCTTTTAAATTGCCTTGGAATCATACTGGATGAAGTAGTGCTACAAGGGCTCAACTCCCCAAAAGGGGTGGGGGCAGGTAGTAGTGGCCATGTCatactgtggggtttttttgtttggtaaTAATCCACTACTAAGGTTGGTtgatttatatataattttatttctaaatataatATTGTTACACTAAAACTGTTATAAGGAAATGCACCCTGCTTGAA includes:
- the LOC139672193 gene encoding uncharacterized protein, whose amino-acid sequence is MDRARGTDLLTHFCINTLNTQPGQDPQEVQEYNTGPGYDSRQRCTCGEAPAPPQEIPHNQHEASGKSEPRENGIKKVNLKKMAYGAPLNAEACQIPLPPEEKRGLLTALIWDLGLLKDIDNVDYLDFYTPNDMEECGNGTLHCYQRELTLLEKELEGENQRHLENIQKNLNCLKKNILPGTGCKRCEAHDKTKFPEFHQELLSVLQSMLKEVL